In Ahaetulla prasina isolate Xishuangbanna chromosome 5, ASM2864084v1, whole genome shotgun sequence, the following are encoded in one genomic region:
- the EXPH5 gene encoding exophilin-5 isoform X2, translating into MTSGAHTSFKAEEMATTCNSSLPSEPTNKFLDANIADVMDNTSTWNEELENELLKVLDSLDNQLAKEQSQDTMNSRTPINYGSTASEIHHHSTVVQPNFLREVQRNDQNLFFPDRTRTLRARDKYKTLFTPRRLYDNYTKQHHPEKYIHGDVHDERSSVLKRGYSTCSLGRSSEDRLAFPSGSYRNGFGPKDFMCKNKMGRSYSLSCLTRHSSLMSADGFSTGTLQHDLENNMDFTKVNFQHHSRRIPLSSIVWNMPQSSRHSLHPNRLRRTQSLIEFNLAFKDRHLCSPEENARYKNFRSKTNYRPVIPNQSHPLFTERRIDPLCFDSRENYVLHPLKNVSKPCYRYSSFRGKMNPSPNNLPFGRTEDYLFRRHNHHQYFRDGNRVPDVNFEQAIDRRSDYGGENDIWQSEHMCDCASEYTKIRDHLGRGTNKWFVKCSKGVHKSPTYISAALENQTEYAAPSPSHFSGDSQVPSKTFVKPFQTKKNSKMCGMEEVNGADQSDKMDSMDMKKPASIQAFGQIKTSNPTEYQLSPPTVSSQATPPMSVALHPPFILNSKRQAKANSSRRIENICLLNIHTNNGQRNEDNSTESNSVKQACPPHLIANPSKLSVLQSNPQEEHQLETLKAFNPDKMLNPVFTEDPKVLPNNDFPLLYAETLHQPNRFVRYSTSSSICGSPSSSPLKSPKTPKTLYQKSASIDGSDLSKKRISLPTRKIPFRNKRMGEDNIEAHVSNRLGNIYSNKGDKRSLFSSSCSSLNMSPKEMAEEKNKQIKKYHVHLIQAPNCPSGSTDIIGSKRKKRDEMLGLEKAIFLSPEKEEAENPLKQYKTTSTLTVSIDEDNVKYHELISVYYTLPQKHSKTLCDVFLGDTKKADSPSSPVKSESPQKQYEVRVGMTTVAFPSSLEKGEKLISPSKMPAPDDIQEGSKNTGNPVKDLQVSNPIVGTADNSQAHCSMSKKKEIVVSGTEELGLAVSNRLPVDGPKPSRKEIETANANILSNLHVGRHSSPWTETPKLNKSLHLNSLNSKNISLGNISVVSSVINGQKGSPGCSQPSAEASASIPPSNLIDVIQDRKPTAYPEVDTRVNVTKEKIRNAAEIKERARYICRIISERGHHFPPRNEGIRNETSISTTKMHSDPQNFTVPGDAAFSANAAVHPKGNAVECSRPQQQEMPQNPALHKTGTYLQRSERVCVDNENLSSEDQHSGPTQDLPERLLPESKLALDGLKNKVNDIEKRKNRSSVKNKLAAMCRTSRKFSNKKNSSPKPHVSCIFSQNDALPLEKSSHHPLFISPDDSRQTGNENQNQVFLPGEFDIPRLSKVETKKLQANEDRRPLTNLCNQKREHSGQSDKNIKTIQNSSILFSKSIMPALNNNLQTSSKVIENNNHPIFSKCAGMDAYPQKRGHCKVGELSSFPLLSDKHAYIKNNSKANICPLQKLTSQAECDDYQDNEQSGVFKNVNQTCAKPVLNLNKTQRERHFSESSYTQKLHDYLPPKNNLTQPGYNRKFKSYSELLSCDENENWDAYNENNRNFGSRRIMYPSIEFGIFGKEQQQAFLDNIKKSLTEGRLWNPCLLKNSRSIKREDGYSFRGLELLKSSATEEQFPNEPFDCHEEASAYSSDSDSDTTTDDEYYLHEYEKESEL; encoded by the exons ACATGCAACTCCTCTTTGCCCTCTGAACCCACAAATAAATTCCTTGATGCAAACATCGCTGATGTGATGGACAACACGTCAACGTGGAATGAGGAGCTGGAAAAtgagcttttaaaag TTTTGGACAGTCTGGATAACCAGCTGGCAAAAGAACAATCTCAAGATACTATGAATTCAAGGACTCCAATTAACTATGGCTCCACAGCATCAGAAATCCATCATCATTCCACTGTTGTGCAACCAAATTTCCTCAGAGAAGTACAGAGAAATGACCAGAACTTGTTTTTCCCAGATAGAACAAGGACATTAAGAGCCAGAGATAAATACAAAACACTCTTCACACCAAGGAGGCTTTATGATAACTATACGAAGCAGCATCACCcagaaaaatacatacatggggaTGTGCATGATGAGAGATCTTCTGTTTTGAAGAGAGGATATTCTACTTGTTCTCTTGGACGTTCTTCAGAAGATAGGCTGGCATTTCCATCAGGATCATACAGAAATGGATTTGGTCCTAAGGACTTCATGTGCAAGAATAAAATGGGCAGAAGTTACTCTTTGTCTTGCCTTACAAGGCATTCGTCTTTGATGTCTGCTGACGGGTTTTCCACCGGTACCTTACAGCATGATTTGGAAAACAACATGGACTTCACAAAAGTCAACTTCCAGCATCATTCCAGACGGATTCCTCTTTCATCTATTGTATGGAATATGCCACAGTCTTCTAGACATTCACTACATCCAAACAGACTTCGTAGAACACAGTCATTGATAGAATTTAACTTAGCATTCAAGGACAGACATCTTTGTTCTCCAGAGGAAAATGCAAGATATAAAAATTTTAGGTCAAAAACAAATTACAGACCAGTAATACCAAACCAGAGCCATCCTTTATTCACTGAGAGACGTATAGACCCTCTGTGTTTCGACAGTCGGGAGAATTATGTGTTACATCCATTGAAAAATGTTTCCAAACCATGTTACAGGTACTCATCATTTCGTGGTAAAATGAACCCGTCCCCAAACAATCTTCCTTTTGGAAGAACGGAGGATTATCTTTTTAGACGTCATAATCACCATCAGTATTTCAGGGATGGTAACCGTGTCCCTGATGTAAACTTCGAACAGGCGATTGACCGGCGAAGTGACTACGGGGGGGAAAATGACATTTGGCAAAGTGAACATATGTGTGACTGTGCCTCAGAATACACAAAGATTAGGGACCATCTAGGAAGAGGAACTAACAAATGGTTTGTAAAGTGTTCAAAGGGCGTGCACAAAAGTCCAACTTATatctcagctgctttggagaaccaGACTGAATATGCAGCACCAAGTCCGAGTCACTTTAGTGGAGATAGTCAAGTGCCTTCAAAGACGTTTGTTAAACCCTTTCAAACCAAGAAAAACTCTAAAATGTGTGGCATGGAAGAGGTGAATGGTGCTGATCAGTCAGACAAAATGGATAGTATGGACATGAAAAAGCCAGCGTCAATTCAAGCGTTTGGACAAATAAAAACAAGTAATCCAACAGAATATCAGTTGTCCCCTCCTACAGTCTCTTCTCAAGCTACCCCTCCTATGAGTGTAGCCCTTCATCCACCTTTTATATTAAATTCAAAAAGGCAAGCCAAGGCAAATTCCTCAAGACGCATTGAAAACATTTGTTTATTAAACATTCACACTAACAATGGCCAAAGAAACGaagacaacagcactgaaagcaACAGTGTAAAGCAAGCTTGCCCCCCACACCTGATCGCTAATCCTTCAAAGCTGTCAGTTCTTCAAAGTAACCCTCAAGAGGAACACCAGCTGGAAACTTTGAAAGCATTTAACCCTGACAAGATGTTAAACCCTGTTTTCACTGAAGACCCCAAAGTACTTCCAAACAATGATTTCCCTCTTTTGTATGCTGAAACACTCCATCAGCCAAATAGATTTGTTAGATATTCAACTAGTAGTAGCATTTGTGGCTCACCCAGCAGCAGCCCTCTCAAATCTCCTAAAACGCCGAAGACATTATATCAAAAATCAGCTAGTATTGATGGCAGTGATCTCTCTAAAAAACGCATCTCTCTCCCTACGAGGAAAATTCCTTTCAGAAATAAGAGGATGGGGGAGGATAACATAGAAGCCCATGTATCAAACAGACTTGGGAATATTTATTCAAATAAGGGAGATAAGAGGTCTCTGTTCAGCTCATCCTGCTCATCCTTAAACATGTCACCCAAAGAAATggctgaggaaaaaaataaacaaattaaaaagtaCCACGTGCATTTAATTCAAGCTCCTAACTGCCCATCAGGGAGCACTGATATAATTGGCAGCAAGCGGAAAAAAAGAGATGAGATGCTTGGTCTAGAGAAAgcaatttttctctctcctgaAAAGGAAGAAGCAGAAAATCCTTTAAAGCAATATAAAACTACCAGCACATTGACAGTAAGCATAGACGAAGATAATGTCAAATACCATGAATTGATTTCGGTTTATTATACTTTACCACAGAAACATTCAAAAACTTTGTGCGATGTCTTCCTGGGAGATACCAAAAAGGCAGATTCACCCTCATCCCCAGTAAAATCCGAGAGCCCTCAAAAGCAGTATGAAGTTCGTGTCGGTATGACAACTGTAGCTTTTCCATCCAGcttagaaaaaggagagaaacttATTTCCCCTAGCAAAATGCCTGCTCCTGATGATATACAAGAGGGTTCAAAAAATACAGGCAATCCTGTTAAAGATCTCCAAGTTTCAAATCCCATTGTGGGAACAGCAGATAATTCTCAAGCACATTGTTCAATgagtaagaaaaaagaaatagttgTATCAGGAACAGAAGAGCTGGGACTTGCAGTTTCCAATAGGCTACCTGTGGATGGCCCCAAGCCCAGCAGAAAAGAGATTGAAACAGCTAACGCCAATATTCTGTCTAACTTGCATGTTGGCAGGCACTCTTCTCCATGGACAGAGACACCAAAACTTAATAAAAGCTTACATCTTAACTCACTGAAttccaaaaatatttctttggGGAACATTTCTGTAGTTTCTTCTGTGATAAATGGCCAAAAGGGGAGTCCTGGCTGTAGTCAGCCGTCTGCTGAAGCATCAGCAAGCATTCCTCCTTCCAATTTAATTGATGTTATCCAGGACAGAAAGCCCACTGCGTATCCAGAAGTCGACACCCGAGTAAATGTCACTAAAGAAAAAATTAGAAATGCTGCAGAGATCAAAGAAAGGGCTCGTTATATATGCCGCATTATTTCTGAAAGGGGACATCATTTTCCACCGAGAAATGAAGGTATCCGAAATGAAACGTCCATTTCAACAACCAAGATGCATTCAGATCCCCAGAATTTTACAGTGCCGGGGGATGCTGCTTTTTCAGCTAATGCAGCTGTTCATCCCAAAGGGAATGCGGTAGAATGTTCGAGGCCCCAACAGCAAGAGATGCCTCAAAATCCTGCCCTCCACAAAACTGGCACATATTTACAGAGGTCTGAAAGAGTCTGTGTGGACAATGAGAACCTTAGCTCTGAAGATCAGCATTCAGGTCCTACGCAGGACTTGCCTGAGCGTTTACTACCTGAAAGTAAGCTTGCGCTGGATGGCCTTAAAAATAAAGTTAATGAcatagaaaagaggaaaaataggTCTTCAGTTAAAAACAAACTGGCAGCTATGTGCAGAACAAGTCGAAAGTTTTCTAATAAGAAAAACTCAAGTCCCAAACCACATGTAAGTTGCATATTTTCACAAAACGATGCACTTCCATTAGAGAAGAGCAGCCACCATCCACTGTTCATTTCACCCGATGATTCCCGGCAAACAGGGAACGAGAATCAGAATCAGGTTTTTCTACCTGGTGAATTTGATATTCCAAGACTGAGTAAAGTGGAAACTAAGAAATTGCAAGCTAATGAAGATAGGAGGCCTTTGACAAACTTGTGCAACCAGAAAAGAGAACATTCTGGGCAAAGCGATAAAAATATAAAGACCATCCAAAATTCTAGCATCTTATTTTCAAAATCAATTATGCCTGCGCTAAACAACAATTTACAAACAAGTAGCAAAGTTATAGAAAATAACAACCATCCCATTTTCTCCAAATGCGCAGGAATGGATGCTTACCCCCAAAAAAGAGGTCATTGTAAAGTTGGTGAGCTTTCATCTTTTCCACTTTTATCTGATAAACAtgcatacattaaaaataattcaaaggcAAATATTTGCCCACTGCAAAAATTGACTTCTCAAGCAGAATGTGATGATTATCAAGATAATGAGCAGTCAGGCGTCTTTAAAAATGTAAACCAAACCTGTGCCAAGCCAGTTCTAAATCTCAACAAAACCCAGCGTGAACGACATTTTTCTGAAAGTTCCTATACACAAAAACTGCATGATTATTTGCCCCCCAAAAACAACCTGACACAGCCCGGATATAATCGGAAGTTTAAGTCCTATTCTGAACTGTTGTCCTGTGATGAAAATGAGAACTGGGACGCATACAACGAGAATAATAGGAACTTTGGCTCGCGACGTATCATGTACCCCTCCATTGAATTCGGTATTTTTGGGAAAGAACAACAGCAGGCTTTCTTAGATAACATAAAGAAGTCACTCACGGAAGGACGGTTGTGGAATCCATGTCTTTTAAAGAACTCCAGGTCTATCAAAAGGGAAGATGGGTACTCCTTTCGTGGGTTGGAGCTGTTGAAATCGAGTGCTACAGAAGAACAGTTCCCAAACGAACCTTTTGATTGCCACGAAGAAGCCTCTGCGTATTCTTCAGATTCTGACTCTGACACCACCACAGATGATGAATATTATCTGCATGAGTATGAGAAAGAATCAGAATTATGA
- the EXPH5 gene encoding exophilin-5 isoform X1, giving the protein MSRSSRGIDLSFLNGEEARQILKVLERDSQLKKAEKERLSKRQKKNEDTTGCPGMTGVWLEDFQKRKFKSETDISRTPKQPLSHLLKKAMGNNSANTKGSALEVPQAQKPGSTSILEGLRTPFASLFSSFKKSKKQHLKPPQKQQQNSLRHDHMTSGAHTSFKAEEMATTCNSSLPSEPTNKFLDANIADVMDNTSTWNEELENELLKVLDSLDNQLAKEQSQDTMNSRTPINYGSTASEIHHHSTVVQPNFLREVQRNDQNLFFPDRTRTLRARDKYKTLFTPRRLYDNYTKQHHPEKYIHGDVHDERSSVLKRGYSTCSLGRSSEDRLAFPSGSYRNGFGPKDFMCKNKMGRSYSLSCLTRHSSLMSADGFSTGTLQHDLENNMDFTKVNFQHHSRRIPLSSIVWNMPQSSRHSLHPNRLRRTQSLIEFNLAFKDRHLCSPEENARYKNFRSKTNYRPVIPNQSHPLFTERRIDPLCFDSRENYVLHPLKNVSKPCYRYSSFRGKMNPSPNNLPFGRTEDYLFRRHNHHQYFRDGNRVPDVNFEQAIDRRSDYGGENDIWQSEHMCDCASEYTKIRDHLGRGTNKWFVKCSKGVHKSPTYISAALENQTEYAAPSPSHFSGDSQVPSKTFVKPFQTKKNSKMCGMEEVNGADQSDKMDSMDMKKPASIQAFGQIKTSNPTEYQLSPPTVSSQATPPMSVALHPPFILNSKRQAKANSSRRIENICLLNIHTNNGQRNEDNSTESNSVKQACPPHLIANPSKLSVLQSNPQEEHQLETLKAFNPDKMLNPVFTEDPKVLPNNDFPLLYAETLHQPNRFVRYSTSSSICGSPSSSPLKSPKTPKTLYQKSASIDGSDLSKKRISLPTRKIPFRNKRMGEDNIEAHVSNRLGNIYSNKGDKRSLFSSSCSSLNMSPKEMAEEKNKQIKKYHVHLIQAPNCPSGSTDIIGSKRKKRDEMLGLEKAIFLSPEKEEAENPLKQYKTTSTLTVSIDEDNVKYHELISVYYTLPQKHSKTLCDVFLGDTKKADSPSSPVKSESPQKQYEVRVGMTTVAFPSSLEKGEKLISPSKMPAPDDIQEGSKNTGNPVKDLQVSNPIVGTADNSQAHCSMSKKKEIVVSGTEELGLAVSNRLPVDGPKPSRKEIETANANILSNLHVGRHSSPWTETPKLNKSLHLNSLNSKNISLGNISVVSSVINGQKGSPGCSQPSAEASASIPPSNLIDVIQDRKPTAYPEVDTRVNVTKEKIRNAAEIKERARYICRIISERGHHFPPRNEGIRNETSISTTKMHSDPQNFTVPGDAAFSANAAVHPKGNAVECSRPQQQEMPQNPALHKTGTYLQRSERVCVDNENLSSEDQHSGPTQDLPERLLPESKLALDGLKNKVNDIEKRKNRSSVKNKLAAMCRTSRKFSNKKNSSPKPHVSCIFSQNDALPLEKSSHHPLFISPDDSRQTGNENQNQVFLPGEFDIPRLSKVETKKLQANEDRRPLTNLCNQKREHSGQSDKNIKTIQNSSILFSKSIMPALNNNLQTSSKVIENNNHPIFSKCAGMDAYPQKRGHCKVGELSSFPLLSDKHAYIKNNSKANICPLQKLTSQAECDDYQDNEQSGVFKNVNQTCAKPVLNLNKTQRERHFSESSYTQKLHDYLPPKNNLTQPGYNRKFKSYSELLSCDENENWDAYNENNRNFGSRRIMYPSIEFGIFGKEQQQAFLDNIKKSLTEGRLWNPCLLKNSRSIKREDGYSFRGLELLKSSATEEQFPNEPFDCHEEASAYSSDSDSDTTTDDEYYLHEYEKESEL; this is encoded by the exons ACATGCAACTCCTCTTTGCCCTCTGAACCCACAAATAAATTCCTTGATGCAAACATCGCTGATGTGATGGACAACACGTCAACGTGGAATGAGGAGCTGGAAAAtgagcttttaaaag TTTTGGACAGTCTGGATAACCAGCTGGCAAAAGAACAATCTCAAGATACTATGAATTCAAGGACTCCAATTAACTATGGCTCCACAGCATCAGAAATCCATCATCATTCCACTGTTGTGCAACCAAATTTCCTCAGAGAAGTACAGAGAAATGACCAGAACTTGTTTTTCCCAGATAGAACAAGGACATTAAGAGCCAGAGATAAATACAAAACACTCTTCACACCAAGGAGGCTTTATGATAACTATACGAAGCAGCATCACCcagaaaaatacatacatggggaTGTGCATGATGAGAGATCTTCTGTTTTGAAGAGAGGATATTCTACTTGTTCTCTTGGACGTTCTTCAGAAGATAGGCTGGCATTTCCATCAGGATCATACAGAAATGGATTTGGTCCTAAGGACTTCATGTGCAAGAATAAAATGGGCAGAAGTTACTCTTTGTCTTGCCTTACAAGGCATTCGTCTTTGATGTCTGCTGACGGGTTTTCCACCGGTACCTTACAGCATGATTTGGAAAACAACATGGACTTCACAAAAGTCAACTTCCAGCATCATTCCAGACGGATTCCTCTTTCATCTATTGTATGGAATATGCCACAGTCTTCTAGACATTCACTACATCCAAACAGACTTCGTAGAACACAGTCATTGATAGAATTTAACTTAGCATTCAAGGACAGACATCTTTGTTCTCCAGAGGAAAATGCAAGATATAAAAATTTTAGGTCAAAAACAAATTACAGACCAGTAATACCAAACCAGAGCCATCCTTTATTCACTGAGAGACGTATAGACCCTCTGTGTTTCGACAGTCGGGAGAATTATGTGTTACATCCATTGAAAAATGTTTCCAAACCATGTTACAGGTACTCATCATTTCGTGGTAAAATGAACCCGTCCCCAAACAATCTTCCTTTTGGAAGAACGGAGGATTATCTTTTTAGACGTCATAATCACCATCAGTATTTCAGGGATGGTAACCGTGTCCCTGATGTAAACTTCGAACAGGCGATTGACCGGCGAAGTGACTACGGGGGGGAAAATGACATTTGGCAAAGTGAACATATGTGTGACTGTGCCTCAGAATACACAAAGATTAGGGACCATCTAGGAAGAGGAACTAACAAATGGTTTGTAAAGTGTTCAAAGGGCGTGCACAAAAGTCCAACTTATatctcagctgctttggagaaccaGACTGAATATGCAGCACCAAGTCCGAGTCACTTTAGTGGAGATAGTCAAGTGCCTTCAAAGACGTTTGTTAAACCCTTTCAAACCAAGAAAAACTCTAAAATGTGTGGCATGGAAGAGGTGAATGGTGCTGATCAGTCAGACAAAATGGATAGTATGGACATGAAAAAGCCAGCGTCAATTCAAGCGTTTGGACAAATAAAAACAAGTAATCCAACAGAATATCAGTTGTCCCCTCCTACAGTCTCTTCTCAAGCTACCCCTCCTATGAGTGTAGCCCTTCATCCACCTTTTATATTAAATTCAAAAAGGCAAGCCAAGGCAAATTCCTCAAGACGCATTGAAAACATTTGTTTATTAAACATTCACACTAACAATGGCCAAAGAAACGaagacaacagcactgaaagcaACAGTGTAAAGCAAGCTTGCCCCCCACACCTGATCGCTAATCCTTCAAAGCTGTCAGTTCTTCAAAGTAACCCTCAAGAGGAACACCAGCTGGAAACTTTGAAAGCATTTAACCCTGACAAGATGTTAAACCCTGTTTTCACTGAAGACCCCAAAGTACTTCCAAACAATGATTTCCCTCTTTTGTATGCTGAAACACTCCATCAGCCAAATAGATTTGTTAGATATTCAACTAGTAGTAGCATTTGTGGCTCACCCAGCAGCAGCCCTCTCAAATCTCCTAAAACGCCGAAGACATTATATCAAAAATCAGCTAGTATTGATGGCAGTGATCTCTCTAAAAAACGCATCTCTCTCCCTACGAGGAAAATTCCTTTCAGAAATAAGAGGATGGGGGAGGATAACATAGAAGCCCATGTATCAAACAGACTTGGGAATATTTATTCAAATAAGGGAGATAAGAGGTCTCTGTTCAGCTCATCCTGCTCATCCTTAAACATGTCACCCAAAGAAATggctgaggaaaaaaataaacaaattaaaaagtaCCACGTGCATTTAATTCAAGCTCCTAACTGCCCATCAGGGAGCACTGATATAATTGGCAGCAAGCGGAAAAAAAGAGATGAGATGCTTGGTCTAGAGAAAgcaatttttctctctcctgaAAAGGAAGAAGCAGAAAATCCTTTAAAGCAATATAAAACTACCAGCACATTGACAGTAAGCATAGACGAAGATAATGTCAAATACCATGAATTGATTTCGGTTTATTATACTTTACCACAGAAACATTCAAAAACTTTGTGCGATGTCTTCCTGGGAGATACCAAAAAGGCAGATTCACCCTCATCCCCAGTAAAATCCGAGAGCCCTCAAAAGCAGTATGAAGTTCGTGTCGGTATGACAACTGTAGCTTTTCCATCCAGcttagaaaaaggagagaaacttATTTCCCCTAGCAAAATGCCTGCTCCTGATGATATACAAGAGGGTTCAAAAAATACAGGCAATCCTGTTAAAGATCTCCAAGTTTCAAATCCCATTGTGGGAACAGCAGATAATTCTCAAGCACATTGTTCAATgagtaagaaaaaagaaatagttgTATCAGGAACAGAAGAGCTGGGACTTGCAGTTTCCAATAGGCTACCTGTGGATGGCCCCAAGCCCAGCAGAAAAGAGATTGAAACAGCTAACGCCAATATTCTGTCTAACTTGCATGTTGGCAGGCACTCTTCTCCATGGACAGAGACACCAAAACTTAATAAAAGCTTACATCTTAACTCACTGAAttccaaaaatatttctttggGGAACATTTCTGTAGTTTCTTCTGTGATAAATGGCCAAAAGGGGAGTCCTGGCTGTAGTCAGCCGTCTGCTGAAGCATCAGCAAGCATTCCTCCTTCCAATTTAATTGATGTTATCCAGGACAGAAAGCCCACTGCGTATCCAGAAGTCGACACCCGAGTAAATGTCACTAAAGAAAAAATTAGAAATGCTGCAGAGATCAAAGAAAGGGCTCGTTATATATGCCGCATTATTTCTGAAAGGGGACATCATTTTCCACCGAGAAATGAAGGTATCCGAAATGAAACGTCCATTTCAACAACCAAGATGCATTCAGATCCCCAGAATTTTACAGTGCCGGGGGATGCTGCTTTTTCAGCTAATGCAGCTGTTCATCCCAAAGGGAATGCGGTAGAATGTTCGAGGCCCCAACAGCAAGAGATGCCTCAAAATCCTGCCCTCCACAAAACTGGCACATATTTACAGAGGTCTGAAAGAGTCTGTGTGGACAATGAGAACCTTAGCTCTGAAGATCAGCATTCAGGTCCTACGCAGGACTTGCCTGAGCGTTTACTACCTGAAAGTAAGCTTGCGCTGGATGGCCTTAAAAATAAAGTTAATGAcatagaaaagaggaaaaataggTCTTCAGTTAAAAACAAACTGGCAGCTATGTGCAGAACAAGTCGAAAGTTTTCTAATAAGAAAAACTCAAGTCCCAAACCACATGTAAGTTGCATATTTTCACAAAACGATGCACTTCCATTAGAGAAGAGCAGCCACCATCCACTGTTCATTTCACCCGATGATTCCCGGCAAACAGGGAACGAGAATCAGAATCAGGTTTTTCTACCTGGTGAATTTGATATTCCAAGACTGAGTAAAGTGGAAACTAAGAAATTGCAAGCTAATGAAGATAGGAGGCCTTTGACAAACTTGTGCAACCAGAAAAGAGAACATTCTGGGCAAAGCGATAAAAATATAAAGACCATCCAAAATTCTAGCATCTTATTTTCAAAATCAATTATGCCTGCGCTAAACAACAATTTACAAACAAGTAGCAAAGTTATAGAAAATAACAACCATCCCATTTTCTCCAAATGCGCAGGAATGGATGCTTACCCCCAAAAAAGAGGTCATTGTAAAGTTGGTGAGCTTTCATCTTTTCCACTTTTATCTGATAAACAtgcatacattaaaaataattcaaaggcAAATATTTGCCCACTGCAAAAATTGACTTCTCAAGCAGAATGTGATGATTATCAAGATAATGAGCAGTCAGGCGTCTTTAAAAATGTAAACCAAACCTGTGCCAAGCCAGTTCTAAATCTCAACAAAACCCAGCGTGAACGACATTTTTCTGAAAGTTCCTATACACAAAAACTGCATGATTATTTGCCCCCCAAAAACAACCTGACACAGCCCGGATATAATCGGAAGTTTAAGTCCTATTCTGAACTGTTGTCCTGTGATGAAAATGAGAACTGGGACGCATACAACGAGAATAATAGGAACTTTGGCTCGCGACGTATCATGTACCCCTCCATTGAATTCGGTATTTTTGGGAAAGAACAACAGCAGGCTTTCTTAGATAACATAAAGAAGTCACTCACGGAAGGACGGTTGTGGAATCCATGTCTTTTAAAGAACTCCAGGTCTATCAAAAGGGAAGATGGGTACTCCTTTCGTGGGTTGGAGCTGTTGAAATCGAGTGCTACAGAAGAACAGTTCCCAAACGAACCTTTTGATTGCCACGAAGAAGCCTCTGCGTATTCTTCAGATTCTGACTCTGACACCACCACAGATGATGAATATTATCTGCATGAGTATGAGAAAGAATCAGAATTATGA